GAGCAGCGGCCACAGCACGACGATGTTGCCGGCCAGCCGGTAGGCGATGGCGTACACGACGCCGAGCCCGAACAGGAACACCATCTCGCTGCCGGTCATGCCGTAGCCGACGTGGTACAGCGCGTACAGGACCGCGGCGCCGACCACGCCTGCGGGGATGCCGAAGCTGGCCTCCAGCCGCGTCTGGACGAAGCCGCGGAAGAACACCGCCTCGAACAGCCCGACGGTGAGTGACAGCACGAGCAGCGGCACCCACTCGGCCGGTGCGGGCAGCGTGTAGCCCCAGAACATGATCACGAACTGGACGCCGCCGAAGAGGACCGCCAGCGCAAGCGTGGACCGCAGGTTGTGGACGCCGAGCCCGAGGGTGCGCAGGGGGCGGTGGCGGATCCAGGTCGTGTAGGCGACCGGTCCGACCACACCGAGGATCAGCCCGCCGGCGAAGGACAGGAACAGCCCCAACACGTTGTCGGTGGTGAAGACGGCGAACGCGAGGCGATACAGCCCGACCACCGCCAGGTACAGGCCGCCGATCACGACCAGGTCGACCGCGTCCGCGCGTCGGCGCAGCCAGGGCAGGCCGCGGGCTGCCGGCGCGGTCACGGCGAGCAGCACGGCCGCGACGATCGGGACGACGACACCCCACGTCACCAGCGGCAGGGCGGGCAGCATCAGCAGCGCGGCGACGAGGAAGCCCACCCAGATCAGCGGCAGCCAGCGCGGGACCGCGGCGTCAGGCGTTCCGTCCGGAGTCGTGGTCGTGGTCGGGCGCAGCAGTGTCGACATGGTGGTCACCTCCCGGTGACCTCGGAGCGGCGAGCTGTCGCATCGTCGGCGGCACGGCGCATTTACCGCTCTGTCGTCAGCATGCTCCCCGAGATGG
Above is a window of Euzebyales bacterium DNA encoding:
- a CDS encoding type II CAAX endopeptidase family protein; translated protein: MSTLLRPTTTTTPDGTPDAAVPRWLPLIWVGFLVAALLMLPALPLVTWGVVVPIVAAVLLAVTAPAARGLPWLRRRADAVDLVVIGGLYLAVVGLYRLAFAVFTTDNVLGLFLSFAGGLILGVVGPVAYTTWIRHRPLRTLGLGVHNLRSTLALAVLFGGVQFVIMFWGYTLPAPAEWVPLLVLSLTVGLFEAVFFRGFVQTRLEASFGIPAGVVGAAVLYALYHVGYGMTGSEMVFLFGLGVVYAIAYRLAGNIVVLWPLLTPIGAFFNNLQAGDIVLPWASIAGFADVLAVMAAIIWLAARHERRATTRQPPITTEGG